In Thermococcus sp. MV5, the following are encoded in one genomic region:
- a CDS encoding CidA/LrgA family protein, translating to MYKGLAIIFGFLFIGEGITEVLHLPIPGNVIGMILLTFALLFKLVKIEDVEKEAELFIRNMSVMFIPPGVGIISYWALIKSQILPITTTLVISFLLTLILTAKLVEYLSGGER from the coding sequence ATGTATAAGGGACTTGCAATCATATTCGGCTTTCTTTTCATCGGGGAGGGAATAACTGAAGTGCTTCATCTCCCTATACCAGGAAACGTTATTGGAATGATCTTACTAACCTTTGCGCTCTTATTCAAGCTTGTTAAAATAGAAGACGTGGAAAAAGAAGCAGAGTTATTCATAAGAAACATGAGTGTGATGTTTATCCCACCGGGAGTTGGGATAATCTCATATTGGGCCCTTATAAAAAGCCAAATACTTCCAATAACCACGACACTTGTAATTAGCTTTCTTCTAACATTGATTTTAACAGCCAAGCTAGTAGAGTACCTGAGTGGTGGTGAAAGATGA
- a CDS encoding Tfx family DNA-binding protein: MVFKMRTFLTDQQIRILRLRAKGLKQSEIAEVLGTSRANISILEKRALEKIEKARNTLLLWEQINSKVTIEVKKGEDIFKIPNEVFKKADKLGIKVPYTTAEIIAFLVENAPIVDRIAKEDFVLFLDNHDKLKISGYLLDEFDDIRKD; this comes from the coding sequence ATGGTGTTTAAAATGAGAACCTTCCTCACGGACCAGCAAATCAGGATATTACGCTTGAGGGCTAAGGGACTAAAACAAAGTGAAATTGCTGAAGTTTTAGGAACAAGCAGGGCAAATATCAGTATCCTCGAAAAACGTGCTTTGGAGAAAATTGAAAAAGCTAGAAATACCCTGCTTCTATGGGAACAAATAAACTCTAAAGTTACAATTGAAGTTAAAAAAGGAGAGGACATTTTTAAAATTCCAAATGAAGTCTTTAAAAAAGCGGACAAGCTTGGGATAAAAGTACCTTATACAACAGCTGAAATTATAGCATTCCTAGTAGAAAATGCTCCAATTGTGGATAGAATAGCGAAGGAAGATTTTGTGCTCTTTTTGGATAATCATGATAAGCTCAAGATAAGTGGATACTTACTTGATGAATTTGATGATATAAGGAAGGACTAG
- a CDS encoding mechanosensitive ion channel family protein: MNITNASIIFEQGVLGENLFLTLTIGAVIKALLILLIGLVFAKILKRYLINLSRSTKYVWIVNEDTASTLHNLIIVISVVYSFDALGILSYEVLGTSLSNLLTAFLVFYFSYLLAKKSKDYWIMRTPQQRLPEVQLKAKLFYYILVILAFFVSLNIAGFTGRVTTLLAAAGITGIVLGFASQTVVANFVSGIFMYFDKPLKIGDPVEVGGYSGIVHDIRILSTRIRTWDGLLVRIPNEKLFNSDIKNLQKYPARRVDIIVTIAYKEDIQKAINLIKRMLDEMPYVLAEPEPAVFVNNLGDNGVQIAVRAWAPSEKWFDVRTQILQRIKEMLEREGIEIPFPQRVNWFAEELKVRIEGKEI, translated from the coding sequence ATGAACATTACTAATGCGTCCATTATTTTTGAACAGGGAGTGTTAGGTGAGAATCTTTTTCTGACTTTAACTATAGGGGCGGTGATTAAAGCACTATTAATTCTTTTAATTGGTCTTGTGTTTGCTAAGATCCTCAAGAGATACCTTATTAACCTATCAAGAAGTACCAAGTATGTATGGATAGTGAACGAAGATACAGCGTCAACCCTCCATAACTTAATCATTGTAATATCAGTTGTGTACTCATTTGACGCTCTTGGAATTCTTTCTTATGAAGTTTTAGGGACAAGTTTAAGCAATCTGCTAACAGCATTCTTGGTCTTTTACTTCTCTTACCTTCTTGCTAAGAAGTCAAAGGACTATTGGATAATGCGTACTCCTCAACAAAGGCTTCCAGAAGTTCAACTTAAAGCAAAGCTCTTTTATTATATATTAGTCATCCTAGCATTTTTTGTATCCCTTAATATAGCGGGGTTCACGGGAAGAGTAACCACCTTATTAGCGGCAGCAGGTATAACAGGTATTGTTTTGGGATTTGCCTCTCAGACTGTTGTTGCAAACTTCGTTTCGGGAATTTTCATGTATTTTGATAAGCCTCTCAAAATTGGGGATCCTGTTGAAGTTGGTGGTTATTCAGGCATTGTCCACGATATAAGGATACTTTCCACTAGAATAAGAACGTGGGATGGCCTTTTAGTAAGGATTCCAAATGAAAAGCTCTTTAATAGTGATATAAAGAATCTCCAGAAATACCCTGCAAGAAGAGTTGACATTATTGTGACCATAGCGTATAAAGAAGACATCCAGAAAGCCATTAATCTCATAAAGAGGATGCTTGATGAAATGCCATACGTCTTAGCCGAACCTGAACCTGCAGTTTTTGTAAATAACCTTGGAGATAATGGTGTCCAAATAGCTGTTAGAGCATGGGCACCTAGTGAAAAGTGGTTTGACGTAAGGACTCAAATACTCCAGAGAATAAAAGAAATGCTTGAAAGGGAAGGAATAGAGATCCCATTCCCACAAAGGGTTAACTGGTTTGCTGAGGAGCTTAAGGTAAGGATTGAGGGAAAGGAGATCTAA
- a CDS encoding RidA family protein, with product MVKREVIYTEKAPQPIGPYSQGILVKNPSKILFISGQIPINPETGELIKGDIKEQARQAIENLIAVLEAAEAKIEDVAKVNVYLDDINYFGEFNKVYEEYFGKSKPARAVVQVAKLPKNVKIEIEAIAIFE from the coding sequence ATGGTGAAGAGAGAAGTAATATATACTGAGAAAGCTCCACAGCCAATCGGCCCATACAGCCAAGGAATTCTTGTGAAAAATCCAAGCAAAATACTTTTCATATCAGGCCAGATCCCAATAAACCCCGAAACTGGAGAACTCATAAAAGGAGACATAAAGGAACAAGCAAGACAGGCAATAGAAAATCTCATAGCTGTTTTAGAGGCAGCGGAAGCTAAGATAGAAGATGTTGCTAAGGTAAACGTTTATTTGGATGACATAAACTACTTTGGAGAGTTCAATAAAGTCTATGAAGAATACTTTGGGAAATCAAAACCAGCAAGAGCAGTAGTGCAGGTAGCAAAGCTGCCCAAAAATGTCAAGATTGAGATAGAAGCAATAGCAATATTTGAATAA
- a CDS encoding MarC family protein, producing MITEVLSSALLMIIMIDPSDKILLVSLLREDFHIEDIKQLILRANLIGFFLLILFALAGKIILQDVFHIDLNALRVAGGFVLFKIGLEALEGGGMVTLKKEKNILALAAVPVATPLIAGPAAITTAITLTAEYGIGVSTLAIMVAILSTALLMLVALYAMENISKTTLGVFIRIIGLFTMAIGAQMMVEGVGGIFLKLIKSTTF from the coding sequence ATGATAACTGAAGTTCTAAGCTCAGCATTGCTTATGATAATCATGATAGACCCCAGTGATAAGATACTCCTAGTTAGTTTACTTAGAGAAGATTTTCACATAGAGGATATAAAACAACTCATATTAAGGGCAAATCTCATAGGATTTTTCCTCCTCATCCTTTTCGCACTGGCTGGAAAAATAATACTGCAAGATGTGTTTCACATTGACCTAAACGCCCTTAGAGTGGCTGGGGGGTTCGTGCTTTTCAAAATAGGTCTTGAGGCTCTAGAAGGGGGCGGAATGGTAACATTAAAGAAAGAGAAGAACATACTTGCCCTAGCAGCTGTTCCTGTAGCCACCCCATTAATAGCTGGTCCAGCTGCAATAACAACTGCAATAACTCTAACAGCTGAATATGGAATAGGAGTTTCAACCTTGGCCATTATGGTAGCAATCCTAAGCACTGCACTTTTAATGCTTGTGGCCCTGTACGCTATGGAGAATATCAGCAAAACAACCCTTGGAGTATTTATTAGAATAATAGGTCTTTTCACAATGGCAATTGGTGCCCAAATGATGGTGGAGGGTGTTGGAGGAATATTCCTCAAACTTATAAAATCAACAACTTTTTAA
- a CDS encoding DUF432 domain-containing protein, with protein MFEEHELKTKFIRIAERKIHLLEDKGGVIRYRRDNVERLIKNSGEKLRILPSPATGYGVKLLMIKFKEPVVLPPRDSLIGFVEAPIEIEVRVGDLTIDHFILGREKYALYGTLESGIISRYHVSPFYLEEPDSVGIAKLIVSNPSTEWKLLERVVIPIKGTPMYYEDKKAYYPLLVITIKDHIPEVNNTGRPPKEGLKSVGTELALPNFLMRW; from the coding sequence ATGTTTGAAGAACATGAACTAAAAACTAAGTTTATACGAATTGCCGAAAGAAAAATCCATCTTCTTGAGGATAAAGGTGGAGTTATCAGGTATAGACGGGACAATGTGGAGAGACTCATTAAAAATAGTGGAGAAAAACTCAGAATATTGCCCTCTCCCGCAACTGGTTATGGAGTAAAACTTCTTATGATAAAATTTAAGGAACCGGTTGTACTTCCTCCACGGGATTCTTTAATTGGGTTCGTGGAGGCCCCTATAGAAATTGAGGTAAGGGTTGGGGATCTAACTATAGACCATTTCATATTAGGTAGGGAGAAATATGCCTTGTACGGGACACTGGAATCGGGGATTATAAGCAGATATCACGTAAGTCCCTTTTATTTGGAGGAGCCAGATAGTGTGGGAATAGCAAAATTGATCGTCTCAAATCCATCTACTGAATGGAAATTGCTTGAGAGAGTGGTAATTCCAATAAAAGGAACTCCAATGTACTATGAGGATAAAAAAGCATATTATCCGCTGCTTGTTATCACAATTAAAGATCACATCCCAGAGGTTAATAATACTGGAAGACCTCCAAAAGAGGGATTAAAATCCGTGGGAACTGAATTAGCTCTTCCAAACTTTCTCATGAGGTGGTGA
- the dph2 gene encoding diphthamide biosynthesis enzyme Dph2, giving the protein MHEIYEREVLEKLREIKAKKVLIQTPEGLKREAQMLARFLEENGVETIISGDINYGSCDPADREAKQLGCDALIHLGHSYMQLNLEVPTIFIPAFAKVDMERILKKNISEIKKLGRKITLVTTVQHIKDLNYIKDFLEREGFDVFLGKGDGRVSFPGQVIGCNFSSAKVDEDVEGILFIGAGYFHPIGVALAIKKATLAINPYSGDAIWVDKEAERMIRKRWVQIAKAYDAKRFGVIISTKKGQLRIGEARRILELLKNHGKKGQLIAMNHISYPALEGFDFDAYVVVACPRVPIDDVENWRKPVLTPKELEILLGLREDYEFDEILGGERREDEPLGISLKLPKPL; this is encoded by the coding sequence ATGCACGAAATTTACGAGAGAGAAGTTCTAGAAAAGTTGAGAGAGATTAAAGCCAAAAAAGTTCTTATCCAAACTCCAGAAGGCCTCAAAAGAGAGGCACAGATGCTTGCGAGGTTTTTAGAAGAGAATGGGGTAGAGACAATAATAAGTGGTGATATAAATTATGGATCATGTGACCCGGCCGATAGAGAAGCAAAACAATTAGGGTGTGACGCTCTAATCCACTTGGGTCACTCGTATATGCAGCTGAATTTAGAGGTCCCCACTATTTTTATTCCAGCCTTCGCAAAAGTCGATATGGAACGGATTCTAAAAAAGAATATCAGCGAGATTAAAAAGCTCGGAAGAAAAATAACTCTTGTAACAACAGTACAGCATATAAAAGATCTAAATTACATTAAAGATTTCCTAGAAAGAGAAGGTTTTGATGTCTTCTTGGGAAAAGGTGATGGGAGAGTGTCCTTTCCAGGACAGGTTATAGGATGTAATTTCTCCTCTGCTAAGGTAGATGAAGACGTAGAAGGGATTCTATTTATAGGTGCTGGATATTTCCACCCAATAGGAGTAGCATTAGCGATTAAAAAAGCCACCCTAGCCATAAATCCCTACAGCGGAGATGCAATATGGGTAGATAAAGAAGCAGAGCGGATGATAAGGAAAAGATGGGTACAAATAGCAAAAGCCTATGATGCCAAGAGATTCGGAGTTATTATAAGCACGAAAAAAGGCCAACTGAGAATTGGAGAAGCTAGAAGAATACTGGAACTCCTCAAAAACCATGGGAAAAAAGGGCAGCTTATAGCAATGAACCACATAAGTTATCCTGCTCTAGAAGGATTCGACTTCGATGCATATGTTGTTGTAGCATGCCCAAGGGTTCCAATAGATGATGTAGAAAACTGGAGGAAACCAGTGCTAACTCCAAAAGAACTAGAAATTTTGCTAGGGTTAAGAGAAGATTATGAATTTGATGAAATCTTGGGGGGAGAAAGAAGGGAAGATGAACCTCTGGGGATAAGCTTGAAGCTCCCAAAGCCTTTGTAA
- a CDS encoding DUF434 domain-containing protein — protein MLFLAYEDLKYLLNRGYRKKYALEFVANHYLLTSKERYFLMRCVFSDKEIEERKRKLLKKDGLRGKVIGIDGFNVLITLESLLEGKAILCEDGFLRDLKHQRGYRLHEDTSKILELLIWFLGNMGVKEVWFLYDYPVSRSGEIAKLTEEIMVRFRVPGKVELSKAPDHDLKRFEVAASSDIAVIQKVPLAVDIPKMIAEDRGLKWISFFEILENPHLLKS, from the coding sequence ATGTTATTTTTGGCCTACGAAGATTTGAAGTATCTGCTGAATCGAGGGTATAGGAAAAAGTATGCTCTTGAATTTGTGGCTAACCACTATCTTCTCACTTCCAAAGAAAGGTACTTTTTAATGAGATGTGTTTTCTCAGATAAGGAAATCGAAGAAAGAAAAAGGAAATTGCTAAAAAAAGATGGCCTCAGGGGGAAAGTTATTGGCATTGATGGATTCAATGTTCTGATAACTCTTGAATCTCTACTGGAAGGAAAGGCGATTCTGTGTGAGGATGGCTTTTTAAGAGATTTAAAACATCAAAGAGGTTACAGACTGCATGAGGATACATCAAAAATTCTTGAGTTACTGATATGGTTTTTGGGTAATATGGGGGTTAAAGAAGTATGGTTTTTATACGATTATCCTGTGAGCAGGAGTGGAGAAATAGCTAAGTTAACTGAAGAAATCATGGTGAGGTTCAGGGTTCCCGGAAAGGTTGAGCTATCCAAAGCTCCAGATCATGATTTAAAGAGATTTGAAGTAGCTGCAAGTTCGGATATTGCAGTGATCCAAAAAGTACCCTTAGCCGTTGACATACCGAAGATGATAGCAGAAGATAGAGGTCTAAAGTGGATATCCTTCTTTGAAATTTTGGAGAATCCACATCTATTAAAATCTTAA
- a CDS encoding CidB/LrgB family autolysis modulator, translating to MNTLGIFITIGSFYAFSKIYERKKAFYLNPVLLSIGTIALFLQFTRISYESYMESARFLSFLLGPAVVSLAIPLYKQRGIIKTYSRQIFIGVIFGGTLAILSAVYLIKLLGGSEDLLLSIAPKSITTAIAIGVSEKIGGIPPLTAVLVILTGILGNAIGVELLNLSKVRDRVARGLAMGVSSHGLGTARIILDDELSGAVSGLAMALNGIFTSLVLPYIIKFIK from the coding sequence ATGAATACATTAGGCATCTTTATCACCATTGGATCTTTTTATGCCTTTTCAAAAATATACGAGAGAAAAAAAGCATTCTATCTAAACCCTGTTTTGCTCTCAATAGGCACTATAGCACTCTTTTTGCAATTTACCAGAATAAGCTATGAAAGTTATATGGAGAGTGCTCGCTTTTTAAGCTTCCTACTTGGACCAGCAGTTGTAAGCCTTGCAATTCCTCTTTATAAGCAACGGGGCATAATCAAGACCTATTCAAGGCAAATATTTATTGGAGTTATTTTCGGCGGAACTCTAGCTATCCTTAGTGCTGTTTACCTTATCAAGCTCCTAGGAGGAAGTGAGGACCTCCTCTTGAGTATAGCCCCCAAAAGTATAACAACTGCAATCGCAATAGGAGTTAGTGAGAAAATAGGGGGAATACCTCCATTAACCGCTGTTTTGGTAATATTAACTGGCATTCTCGGAAACGCAATAGGTGTTGAACTTCTGAACCTCTCTAAGGTGAGAGATAGAGTAGCACGAGGTCTCGCAATGGGAGTTTCATCTCATGGTCTTGGAACTGCCAGGATAATACTCGATGATGAACTTTCTGGGGCCGTTAGTGGACTTGCCATGGCATTAAATGGAATTTTTACGTCCCTAGTCCTTCCTTATATCATCAAATTCATCAAGTAA
- a CDS encoding METTL5 family protein produces the protein MKKKHLAMILSNLKGFKNPKPELEQYKTPGDVASELLWLAYTLGEVKDKVIADLGAGTGVLSIGASLMGAKKVYAIDKDGNALKIAMENAKTLEIANINFIEGDVSEFNVKVDTVVMNPPFGSQTPKADRPFLLKAFEISNVVYSIHLAKSEVRKFIEAFIRDNGFKTTHRMTLPFEIPAQFFFHKKKLERILVDIYRFERE, from the coding sequence ATGAAAAAGAAACATCTTGCAATGATTCTCTCAAACCTCAAGGGTTTTAAGAACCCTAAGCCAGAACTGGAGCAGTATAAAACTCCAGGGGATGTTGCAAGTGAACTTCTTTGGTTAGCTTACACACTAGGCGAGGTTAAAGACAAAGTTATAGCTGATTTAGGAGCTGGAACAGGGGTTTTGAGTATAGGAGCAAGTTTAATGGGTGCAAAAAAGGTTTATGCAATAGACAAAGATGGAAATGCATTAAAAATAGCAATGGAAAATGCCAAAACTCTTGAGATCGCAAACATAAACTTCATTGAAGGCGATGTCAGCGAGTTTAATGTTAAAGTGGATACAGTGGTAATGAACCCTCCCTTTGGAAGCCAAACCCCAAAAGCGGACAGACCTTTTCTTTTAAAGGCTTTCGAGATTAGTAACGTTGTGTATTCTATCCACTTAGCAAAATCTGAGGTAAGGAAATTTATAGAAGCTTTCATAAGAGACAACGGATTCAAGACAACTCACCGCATGACATTGCCTTTTGAGATCCCAGCTCAATTTTTCTTCCATAAAAAGAAGCTTGAAAGAATTCTAGTTGACATATATCGTTTTGAGAGGGAATAA
- a CDS encoding HD domain-containing protein: MYTEEQLLGEIKKLLENDELYSLYETTYREYKHYFDTTNYIVLNIYRFNDHGAIHVLLTTRRALEALNILKRFGIKTTAEQLGKSFEWSKFIVAFGALFHDIGNMIHRDNHYQFSVLLAEPMVDDLAKKFEKEDWLLLKALTLNAIYTHDEAVPCTTIEGSCVTIADGCDMEEGRSRLAYKKDKVDIHAVSALAIDKVEIKEGDHEAPILVEAWMKHLAGIFQVDEILTKKVKSSLLSGRVRIRIHAGDEILEKVV; the protein is encoded by the coding sequence ATGTACACTGAAGAACAGCTTTTGGGTGAGATAAAGAAGCTTTTAGAGAATGATGAACTTTACTCTCTTTATGAGACAACTTACAGAGAATATAAGCACTATTTTGATACAACAAACTACATAGTCCTCAATATTTATCGGTTTAATGATCATGGTGCTATACATGTGCTTTTAACTACAAGAAGAGCTCTTGAAGCCTTGAATATCCTTAAGAGGTTTGGAATCAAGACTACAGCTGAGCAACTTGGTAAGTCTTTTGAATGGAGCAAGTTTATAGTGGCTTTTGGGGCCTTGTTTCATGATATCGGAAATATGATTCACAGGGATAATCACTATCAGTTTAGTGTTCTTTTGGCTGAACCCATGGTAGATGATCTTGCTAAAAAATTCGAAAAAGAAGATTGGCTTCTTCTAAAGGCACTTACCTTAAATGCCATCTACACCCATGACGAAGCTGTTCCATGTACGACAATTGAGGGGAGCTGTGTTACCATAGCAGATGGCTGTGATATGGAGGAAGGAAGAAGTAGATTAGCCTACAAGAAGGATAAAGTGGATATACATGCAGTTTCGGCCTTGGCTATAGATAAAGTGGAGATAAAAGAAGGGGATCATGAGGCCCCTATTCTTGTGGAAGCTTGGATGAAGCATTTAGCTGGGATATTCCAGGTGGATGAGATCCTTACAAAGAAAGTCAAAAGCTCTCTTTTGAGTGGAAGAGTTAGGATTAGGATACACGCTGGTGACGAAATCTTAGAAAAGGTGGTATAA
- a CDS encoding PadR family transcriptional regulator: MFGNSKERALTKLRKEIRTGIYAYFILSLLKKDKMHGYAIRKALEELSDGNFVPTESTLYGILKTLEKYNLIKGEWMEVGGRTRKYYEITLLGEDVFQELKKEIELVKRLLETAHL, encoded by the coding sequence TTGTTTGGTAATTCCAAAGAGAGGGCCCTCACAAAGCTGAGAAAAGAAATAAGAACTGGGATATATGCATATTTTATCCTTTCTCTTTTGAAAAAAGACAAAATGCATGGTTATGCAATAAGGAAAGCACTGGAAGAACTAAGCGATGGGAACTTCGTACCCACTGAGAGCACTCTTTATGGTATTCTGAAAACTCTTGAGAAGTACAATCTGATAAAAGGAGAATGGATGGAAGTGGGGGGAAGGACAAGGAAATATTATGAAATAACCCTTTTAGGAGAAGATGTTTTTCAAGAGTTGAAAAAAGAAATTGAACTTGTTAAGAGACTGCTTGAAACAGCTCATCTTTGA
- a CDS encoding DUF3887 domain-containing protein — translation MKKLTLLLIILLATFALAERPYDTVAEATFNALKTGDYSLLEPHLDDAMKSAFKENGFKAFREDLISKYGDLQGYSFVKEGKAKEFILGYYAFEFEKANVTLRLVFREINGEYKLSGLWIDAVNAKESGLPLGIAILFPIAGGFLALLTFYLLGFKKIGGAEILLGFVLVAITLFVQPLIQNAPFLGTSIRSNSDIVARGTSFMIIVAIWLGFVAGFFQEGLKYIFCRNKYLRDALFIGVGFGLGEAILLPLIQAVQLMTVGGIPPQLTTSLLSMGERYLATLFHAGTTVVLAYSYKNGFGRKAFLTLSIAHGIVDTFAAYYQLTQSRIILLITYVLLLLVSLLLLHYGLSKVREEREEDRIVW, via the coding sequence ATGAAAAAACTTACATTGCTTCTTATCATTCTCCTGGCCACATTTGCTTTAGCAGAAAGGCCGTATGATACTGTGGCAGAAGCTACTTTTAATGCTCTCAAAACGGGAGATTACTCACTCTTAGAGCCTCATCTTGATGATGCCATGAAAAGTGCCTTTAAGGAAAATGGCTTCAAAGCCTTTAGAGAAGATCTGATTTCAAAATATGGGGATCTTCAGGGATATAGCTTTGTTAAGGAAGGAAAAGCTAAGGAGTTTATTTTGGGTTATTATGCCTTTGAATTTGAGAAGGCTAATGTAACTTTAAGGTTAGTATTTAGAGAAATTAATGGGGAGTACAAGCTTTCGGGTCTTTGGATTGATGCTGTAAATGCTAAAGAATCCGGTCTCCCCTTGGGGATAGCAATTCTTTTTCCAATAGCTGGGGGATTCTTGGCCTTGTTAACCTTCTATCTTCTTGGATTCAAAAAGATAGGTGGGGCAGAGATATTGCTGGGTTTTGTACTGGTGGCAATAACTCTCTTTGTGCAACCTTTGATTCAAAATGCCCCCTTCTTGGGGACAAGTATAAGGTCGAATTCTGACATTGTGGCCAGGGGAACATCATTTATGATCATTGTAGCTATATGGCTCGGATTTGTTGCAGGATTCTTCCAAGAAGGGTTGAAGTACATTTTCTGCAGGAACAAATATTTACGTGATGCTCTTTTCATAGGGGTGGGGTTTGGACTAGGTGAGGCCATATTGCTCCCACTTATACAAGCTGTTCAGTTAATGACTGTTGGAGGAATACCACCTCAACTCACAACTTCCTTACTTTCCATGGGAGAGCGTTACTTGGCTACTCTCTTCCATGCAGGAACAACGGTCGTTCTGGCGTATTCATATAAAAACGGCTTTGGGCGAAAGGCATTTTTAACTCTGAGTATTGCTCATGGAATCGTGGATACATTTGCCGCCTATTATCAGCTCACACAATCTCGGATAATTCTTTTGATAACCTATGTACTCCTTCTACTAGTATCACTCCTATTGCTTCATTATGGGCTTTCAAAAGTTAGAGAGGAAAGGGAGGAAGACAGGATTGTTTGGTAA
- the hisS gene encoding histidine--tRNA ligase → MVERIQRVKGTRDLLPEDMVKRRYVFERIRGVFEAYGFKEILTPTFEYTKLFELRSGEEVVEQLYAFEDKGGRNLSLRPDLTSSVARLFVNSFQTAPKPIKWYYIGNMFRYEEPQSGRLREFWQAGVELIGSPNIEADAEVIALLIESYLSTGLKEFTVNIGDRILLDEFAKMLGVKDDIGLMRLIDKKDKMEKEEFTKALQDFGLSEDYIKKVFDLIELKGKPDDVLPKAYELFTSEIAKEELKKIEELFELLKAYGLENYALIDFGIARGFDYYTSIVFEAIAPNELGIGSIGGGGRYDNLIEVFGGKPTPATGFAIGIERLIPILENQGILPKFKVGSDAFVAYVGKDVEMKKKAIEITQMLRREGIKAEYDLQGRKLRKALDYANSIGAKVSIILGKRDLAEEKVTIRNMESGEQNQVPIEKIVEEVKEILG, encoded by the coding sequence ATGGTTGAAAGAATCCAGCGAGTTAAAGGAACGAGAGATTTACTCCCAGAAGATATGGTAAAACGCAGGTATGTATTCGAGAGAATCAGGGGAGTATTTGAGGCTTATGGATTTAAGGAAATACTCACACCAACTTTTGAATACACAAAGCTCTTTGAGCTGAGAAGTGGAGAAGAAGTCGTCGAACAGCTTTATGCTTTTGAAGACAAAGGTGGAAGAAATCTTTCTCTCAGGCCTGATTTAACATCAAGCGTTGCCAGATTATTTGTTAACTCCTTCCAAACTGCACCAAAGCCCATAAAGTGGTACTACATAGGAAATATGTTTCGATATGAAGAGCCTCAAAGTGGTCGTCTTAGAGAGTTCTGGCAAGCAGGAGTTGAACTTATAGGCTCACCAAATATAGAGGCAGATGCTGAAGTAATAGCGCTCCTTATAGAAAGCTATTTAAGTACTGGTTTGAAGGAATTTACTGTTAACATAGGAGACAGAATTCTCCTAGACGAGTTCGCTAAAATGCTTGGAGTAAAAGACGATATTGGGCTTATGCGACTGATTGACAAAAAAGATAAAATGGAAAAGGAAGAGTTTACAAAAGCACTTCAAGACTTTGGATTGAGCGAAGACTACATTAAGAAGGTTTTTGATTTAATAGAATTAAAGGGCAAACCAGATGATGTTTTACCAAAAGCATATGAGCTTTTTACAAGTGAAATTGCGAAAGAAGAATTAAAAAAGATTGAGGAGCTTTTTGAGCTTTTGAAAGCCTATGGTCTCGAAAACTACGCCCTCATTGATTTTGGGATAGCAAGAGGATTCGACTACTACACCAGCATAGTTTTTGAAGCCATAGCCCCCAACGAGCTTGGAATAGGTTCAATCGGTGGGGGCGGAAGATATGACAATTTAATCGAGGTCTTTGGAGGCAAACCAACACCAGCCACTGGTTTTGCCATAGGAATAGAACGTTTAATCCCAATACTTGAGAATCAAGGAATACTACCCAAGTTTAAAGTTGGAAGTGATGCTTTCGTTGCCTACGTGGGAAAGGACGTTGAAATGAAGAAAAAGGCTATAGAAATAACTCAAATGCTCAGAAGAGAAGGCATTAAAGCAGAGTATGACCTGCAAGGAAGAAAGCTTAGAAAGGCTCTTGATTATGCGAATAGTATAGGAGCAAAAGTTTCAATAATTCTAGGAAAAAGAGATTTAGCAGAAGAAAAAGTCACAATAAGGAACATGGAAAGTGGAGAACAAAACCAAGTCCCCATAGAGAAAATTGTAGAAGAAGTAAAAGAAATTCTTGGATGA